The sequence GTCGTTCTCGGCCTTGATCTTCTCCTTCGCCCTCTTCAGGTTCTCCTCACTCCGCGAGAGGAGTATTACATCAGCCCCAGCCTTTGCTAGAACCCTTGCAACGCCAAAGCCTATCCCCTTGCTTGAGGCCGTAGTAAACGCTAATCTTCCAGAAAGGTCTATGCTCAACATTGACATCACCATAAAACATAGGTTCAAAGGAGGATAAAAATGTTAGTGGACAAATTTGACCTCTTTTCCTACGTATAAAGGTTCTACTTTACTTCCAAAAGCAGACATAAAGCTGCAAATTCCATCAAATCCTGTGCAGTGTCCTGGATAAAGTTTTTCAACCCCAAGGGTGCTAATGCCTTTAATTGCATCTTCCAAAATATTCCTCTTGGCTCCAGTTAGATGGAACCCACCCACCAGAGCAAAAATCGGCTTATTCATGAGTTTTATTGAGTGCCTCACTATGTTCAAAATTCCACTATGGCCACAGCCAGTTATAACGACCATTTTGCCTCCAAGCTCAACGAGCAGTGACATGTCGTCTTTTAGAGGGTCTTTTATCAGCTTTCTCCCATCCACTATATAGCCAACTGATCTATCCCAAGTCGTTCTCTCTATCTCACCGCTTGTGTATATCCCATTAAAAATCTTAACTGGTTTTTCCTTTAGTATAAAGTTGGCTCCGAGTTTTTCTAGATGCTCCTGTGAAAATGAAATTCCAATTTCCCTGCGCTTGGGCTTTAGAGCCACCCTTCTTAAAAATATATCGGGGTGAGCATAAACCACTATGGAGTCTTTTCTCGCCTCTAAAAACTTTTCAAGTCCCCCAGTATGGTCGTAGTGACCGTGAGTAATGAATACTGCATCAATCTCGTTGGGGGATATATTGAGCGCTTCCATATTGTGAAGCAAAATCGTGCCATCCGTACCTGCATCCACCAAAATCTTCCTCCCATTGTGCTCCACAAAAAGAGAAAAGCCATGGGCCCCGAGAAGGCCCTTTTTAAACCCTGCATGATTTTCAAATAGCACTACCATCCTCATCTTCATCCCTCAAAGGGAAGCTTGCCAAACTCCACTTCCAGTGTTTGGGTTGTCCTCCATACAAATGCTCCTTCTCCTTTGAGAACATGCTTTCTCATATCTCCTTGAGGCACTCCGTTAGCTTCGTAAATCATGCTCTGCAGGTCTGGATCGTTGTAAAGAACCAGCGTTGGTCCCGGTATGTTAAGGAGATTTTCCGCAACGTATCTGGAGCCTAATACTGTAACCCTCCCCCTCATGGGTTGAGTCAATAGAGGAATGGCTGCACTTCCGGGAGTTGTGTAGAAAAGAACCGCCGCATCATCGATTCCTATTAAAGTGCTCCTTCTATCTTTAACAGCCGCCGCAAGGATTAGAAACGCCATTCCCACGGTACTTATGCTGTAGGTTTTTCCAAAGTCAACCAAAATGCTCTTGCCGAGCTCGGGAACTTCTCCCTCAAAAAAGGTCTCATCGAGGGAAGTGTAGACTTCTCTTATAACCTCCCCGTACTGTTCCTTTGACTTGGCTACATCTGCTACACTTTTAACTTTGCTCCCAAGAACGTCAGCATAGAGTTTATCGGTAAGAGAGCGATCCAATCCGTATATGGTCTGAATTATCGTTGATGCTGTGTAAAAGTCCTTCAAGAGGCCTTTTTTAACCATCTTTATGGGGTCAAGGCCTGTAGGCTTGTTGTCCTCTATTTCTATTATAGTGTCGAATTTCTCCTTAGGATACTTTCCCCTTGTATCAAAGAAAATCAGCCCGTATTCTTTTTCGAGAAATTGATCTCCAATGTAATCTATAACTCTCGTGGGGTCATCATCGATGCCAAAAACCTTTAGAGTTCTGCCGTGGTAAACCGGATCGTAGTATATCTCCTTCTCTTCGTATTCCAAAATCTTTACAGCAAGTTTGCTGTACTTCATAGAGTTCACCAAAAAGAATAGGGGGAATAAGTATAAACGGCTTTCCCTTAGAAGTTAAAGGATTACCATCCCCCTTGTCTTCTGCCTCCAAAGCCTCCTCCTTTTCTCATTCCGCCGCTACCTCTTCCACGACCCATTCCTCTGCCCATGCCTGGGCCTATTCCTCCTTCTGGCCCAAAGACTGCCGTAGTAAGCTCTCCCCTGAGGAAGGCCTCAACGGCTTCTCTAACTGTCATAGTGGCTGGAGCCGAGATCATCCTTATGCCTGCAGCCTGGAGCACTCCAGAGGAGTTGGGACCGAACTGACCGGCGATGACAACATCTGCACCCTGGTCTATAACGAACTGCGTTGCTGTAACTCCTGCTCCCCTAGGCTGTGAGTAACCCGGGTTTGGAACGACCTGAACGTTGGCTATTTGGTTGTTCTCAACGTCCACGATCGTGAACGTCGGCGTCCTTCCAAAAGCAGTGTTCACCCTATCCTCAAGACCTCCAGTAACGGTTGACACAATTATCCTCATCTCCATCACCTCCACGTGAATTAGGGTAACCTAAGTTAAAAATCTTGTGCATATGCTCATTACACAAGTCTGTTTCAAAATGCTTAAAAATATCTTATCGATGTTACCCATGGGGTGAGCAAGTGCTCAAAATTGAGAACCTTCACGTTTCGGTTGAGAGAAGGGCGATTCTCAATGATGTGAAAGTCATCGAGTTCTTTCAGCGGGTTTTAGTGGAGATAGGGAAGATAATCCAGCTAGCAGTAAGTGGAAGTATGTAAGCTCCTTCTGGTGTTTTTTATGTACCGTGAAAAGTACGATAGGATAGCAGGCTTTTATGAGCTCCTAGAAAAGCCACTGGACAGGGTCTTCAATCCTCTCCGTGAGAGGGCCATCTCCTTTGCCAAGGGAAGAACGCTCGAGATCGGGATCGGTACTGGAAAGACCCTTCATTATTATCCTCAGGGTGTTGAGCTTTATGCCGTTGACGGCTCGGAGAAAATGCTTGAAATGGCCAAGAGGAGGGCAGAAGAACTCGGAATAGAAGTGAAGCTCATAGTTGCTGAAGCAGAGCGTCTTCCATTTCCCGATAACTACTTTGACACAGTAGTCTCTTCCTTCGTCTTCTGCACCGTTCCTAACCCTGATAAGGCAATGGATGAGATAAAACGAGTACTCAAACCCGGTGGAAGGGTTATCTTTCTCGAACACACGAAGAGCGAGAGCAGGATAGTGAACTACCTCTTCCTTTTCCCGATGAAACTTATCTTGAAGCCGCTCCTCGACGACAACCCGCTGAGAGAGACCCACAAACTTGTTAGGAAGTATTTCAAAGTGGAAAAAGAGGAGAGGTACTACAAGGGCATTGTCAGGCTTATAGTAGCCCGAAATAACGCCTCCTTGGACTTATAAAGCCCCGGATAATATAAACTAGCACGAGGGCTATAACATAGGTCGAGGCTACAAGAAAGAGTTTGAAGAGCAGGTAGAGCATCAAGAGCAGGAATATTAGGTCTATTATCCTGTAAAGGCCAAAGCGGCCGAGAAAATTTCCATAATAATATGAATGGGCAACAAATTGTCTACCTTGCGCCATGCCCCTTCTGTAACCGCGTGGCATTTTCAGCACCTCAAAAAGCTAAAAAAGGTAAAAGGAAGTTGCTTTACCACCAGCCGTAATACCAGCGGAGGGCTCTCCTGCTGGGCATTCCCGTCCACGGGCAGTAGCCGAGCCTTGCTCCCCAGCCTCTTCCGCCTCTACCCCATCCTCTGCCAAAACCGCGTCCTCTTCCCCAGCCTCTACCCCATCCATAGCCGAAGCCGTAGGCTGGGTAGGCGGGATACACTGGGGCAGCTGGTGCCACTGGTGTTGCTGGGGTCACTGGAGTAACTGGAGCAACCGGAGCCTGTGGAGCCGGTGCTGTGAACTGGCTTGCTCTACCGCTCACAACGCTCTTTATGGCATCCTCAACAGGGGTTCCAGGGGCGACCTGGTAGAGTTTAATGCCTGCTGCCTGTATCGCGCCGAATGCATTCGGGCCGACTTGCGGGGCGATTATAGCTTCAACGCCCTCGTTGATGAGGGTCTGCACTGCCATTGGGCCGGCACCTCCACCAACCATTGCAGCGCTGTTCTGGATGACCTTCTCGCTGACTATGTTGCCATTTTCATCAACATCCGCTATGTAGAATGCTGGTGCTCTTGCGAAGACCGGAGCAACTGTATCTTCCCTACCTCCACCATTTGTTGGAACAGCAATCCTCATATCCACCACCTCTATTATTTTGTGCATATGCACAACATTTAAACTTTTCGGTTTCCCTAACTCTTATAAACCAGTTTCACGGAACAACCCTCTGGGGATATTACATGGAAAAGAGATGCCTCAAGGTCGCGTTCGGAATGGAAGATGATGAACACCTCATCGATGCCCATTATGGAGACTCAGAGTTCTTCGCGATCTACAAAATCTGCGAAGACGGGAGCGTAAAGCTCCTCGAAAAGAGACACAACAAAGCTAAAGACTTTGAAGAGGAACACGATGAAGGACACGGTGACCCAAGGAAGTTTAAAGCCGTTGTGAGCCAGCTCCTCGACGTTGATATCTTAGCTGCATTTAGAATGGGACCAAACTTCCTCCGGATCCGTGACAAAACCAACAAGGTGGCTTTCTTCACGAAGACGAGAGACCTGAAACTAGCACTCCGAAGAGTCATAGAGAACTTCGATGACCTCTGGGAACAGGTGCAGGTGAAAAAAGCTGAAAAACCACCAATAGAGGAGTAAAGATGAATCTACCTCTGCCCTTAACGAGAACGCTCCAACCCTTTAGTCGAGATGTTGTCGTTAGTCTTATGGTCAAGAGTTCAAAAGAATCCCTAAATCCTTTTTGGGAGGGCTAGAGTTAAAGTCTCAATCACCAATTTTTATAGGAGGGGTAAGATGAAAGAGGTTAATAACAATTTGGCTTTGGAAGAAGTATGCTACCACCCGATTGGGATCATCCGCAGCCCCTTCAGGGAGCCAAAAGATGTCCCCATACAGGCCTCCGCTGCAAGGGGAATTAGAGGAACCGTTGAGATATTTCCCGAGTTCGAGGAAGGATTAAAGGACATCGAAGGGTTCTCTCATTTGATTTTGGTCTACCACTTTCACAGGGCGAGGTTTAGAAGTCTCCTTGTGAGACCATACATGGACGAGAACTACCACGGCGTATTCGCCACGAGAGCACCTGCGCGTCCAAATCCCATCGGCATCTCGATAGTAAGGCTCGTTAAAAGGCGCGGGAACGTTCTCATAGTTGAGGATGTTGATATCCTCGATGGAACTCCTCTCTTGGATATAAAGCCCTACGTACCCGATTTCGACCACAGGGACGGTGTGAAAACCGGCTGGCTCGAAGAAAACGTCCACAAACTCCCAAAGGCAAAAGATGATGGGAGGTTCGCGAAATAACTACAGAACCTCCACTACGTACTTCCAATTTCCTTCCTCAAATCCCCTAAGGAAGTTAAGCGTGAGGTCGAGAAATTTTCCCGTTCCAACGTTTATCTCCGCTCCCTTTCCCTTTTTAGGCAGAAGTCTTTTGATAGCCTCAAGCTCGGAGAGGTATGCCTGCTTCTTTCAAACTAGTCCTTGTACCTGTAGCGGTGTTTTTCGAAGAACTCAATCTTCGGCATAACTAACTCCTAATTAATGCTTTATCACACAACTGAGGAATGGGGAGTGAACGAGCATATGCACAAAACTTTTAAGGTTTTAGGTTTCCCTAACTGTGGAGGTGAGGTGATGCAGATAGCAGTGAGCGGAGGTAAAGGCGGAACAGGAAAATCAACTGTAGCCATTAACCTTGCAATAGCCTTACGGGAGTATTTCGACTTAGCCTTGGCGGATTTGGACGTCGAAGCACCAAACGATCATATTCTCCTTGGAGTTGAGCTGCAGAACGAGGAACCCGTTCATATGTTCATGCCGCGCTTTGATTATTCGAAGTGCATAAAATGCAGAAAATGTGCGGAAGTTTGTGAAGAAAACGCAATAATCACAATGAGGGATGGAACACCGTTCTTAATGCCCACTCTATGTTCTGGGTGCAGGGCTTGTGAGATAGTCTGCCCAGTTACGGGAGCAATATTGGGAGGA comes from Thermococcus alcaliphilus and encodes:
- a CDS encoding MBL fold metallo-hydrolase; the encoded protein is MRMVVLFENHAGFKKGLLGAHGFSLFVEHNGRKILVDAGTDGTILLHNMEALNISPNEIDAVFITHGHYDHTGGLEKFLEARKDSIVVYAHPDIFLRRVALKPKRREIGISFSQEHLEKLGANFILKEKPVKIFNGIYTSGEIERTTWDRSVGYIVDGRKLIKDPLKDDMSLLVELGGKMVVITGCGHSGILNIVRHSIKLMNKPIFALVGGFHLTGAKRNILEDAIKGISTLGVEKLYPGHCTGFDGICSFMSAFGSKVEPLYVGKEVKFVH
- a CDS encoding NifB/NifX family molybdenum-iron cluster-binding protein — protein: MEKRCLKVAFGMEDDEHLIDAHYGDSEFFAIYKICEDGSVKLLEKRHNKAKDFEEEHDEGHGDPRKFKAVVSQLLDVDILAAFRMGPNFLRIRDKTNKVAFFTKTRDLKLALRRVIENFDDLWEQVQVKKAEKPPIEE
- a CDS encoding NifB/NifX family molybdenum-iron cluster-binding protein codes for the protein MRIAVPTNGGGREDTVAPVFARAPAFYIADVDENGNIVSEKVIQNSAAMVGGGAGPMAVQTLINEGVEAIIAPQVGPNAFGAIQAAGIKLYQVAPGTPVEDAIKSVVSGRASQFTAPAPQAPVAPVTPVTPATPVAPAAPVYPAYPAYGFGYGWGRGWGRGRGFGRGWGRGGRGWGARLGYCPWTGMPSRRALRWYYGWW
- a CDS encoding class I SAM-dependent methyltransferase, translated to MYREKYDRIAGFYELLEKPLDRVFNPLRERAISFAKGRTLEIGIGTGKTLHYYPQGVELYAVDGSEKMLEMAKRRAEELGIEVKLIVAEAERLPFPDNYFDTVVSSFVFCTVPNPDKAMDEIKRVLKPGGRVIFLEHTKSESRIVNYLFLFPMKLILKPLLDDNPLRETHKLVRKYFKVEKEERYYKGIVRLIVARNNASLDL
- the tsaA gene encoding tRNA (N6-threonylcarbamoyladenosine(37)-N6)-methyltransferase TrmO, whose product is MKEVNNNLALEEVCYHPIGIIRSPFREPKDVPIQASAARGIRGTVEIFPEFEEGLKDIEGFSHLILVYHFHRARFRSLLVRPYMDENYHGVFATRAPARPNPIGISIVRLVKRRGNVLIVEDVDILDGTPLLDIKPYVPDFDHRDGVKTGWLEENVHKLPKAKDDGRFAK
- a CDS encoding NifB/NifX family molybdenum-iron cluster-binding protein — protein: MRIIVSTVTGGLEDRVNTAFGRTPTFTIVDVENNQIANVQVVPNPGYSQPRGAGVTATQFVIDQGADVVIAGQFGPNSSGVLQAAGIRMISAPATMTVREAVEAFLRGELTTAVFGPEGGIGPGMGRGMGRGRGSGGMRKGGGFGGRRQGGW